A region from the Halopiger aswanensis genome encodes:
- a CDS encoding serine hydrolase domain-containing protein: MMNTRTTGTTRRSFLGCLGGFGLGSLGTAAGRTNPTATSRAADSRSGDVPFTNPDELEAFVDEVMAERIGTTTPGATVAIVSGDSAVLTKGYGTAAVDADESVQADETAFRVGSVGKLVTYTAVMQGVERGVLDLDVDVNTYLEDSAVTVPDTYSNPVTLRHLGTHTAGFESALDPGIVADPAALDSLETVLVDQQRSRVRPPGELVGYSNYSAALAGHIVAEAHETTFDEYIQSEILDPLGMSHSTFAQPISDDQPGELAAPHVSDGGSFTVANDVYINMRPAGSLSATATDMAAFMRAHLGDGSVGDGRILDTETAKTMHSCHHVRHPAVTNWRYGFHEYGDPDANLIAHSGATVNFTSHLLLAPDHDVGIFVAYNTNPSELPAAVVDDIVRGYGLQPAPTSPTPTAEPGKQERAETVAGEYSLSYLPESGPLQVVDLLEHVTVEPTDNGGLRTTTLEGNDRKWIEIEPYVYQEVGGHDVLAFEVTDGVVNVLHMSSEPTGVYQPVPLHERQFVSGGVLGTAVTGFGLSLVGWGGHSAWQQWKQHRIDDKSDTEDSE; the protein is encoded by the coding sequence ATGATGAACACCAGAACGACTGGAACCACGAGACGGTCGTTCCTCGGATGTCTCGGTGGGTTCGGACTCGGCAGCCTTGGAACCGCAGCCGGTCGAACGAACCCCACGGCCACCTCTCGAGCCGCCGACTCACGTTCAGGTGACGTTCCGTTCACGAACCCAGACGAACTCGAAGCGTTCGTTGACGAGGTAATGGCCGAACGAATTGGAACGACAACACCCGGAGCCACTGTCGCTATCGTCTCGGGAGATTCCGCCGTCCTCACCAAAGGATACGGTACTGCTGCTGTCGATGCTGACGAGTCGGTTCAGGCTGATGAGACAGCATTCCGGGTTGGATCGGTCGGGAAACTCGTGACATACACTGCCGTCATGCAGGGTGTCGAACGAGGCGTGCTCGACCTCGACGTCGACGTGAATACGTACCTTGAGGACTCAGCAGTCACTGTCCCGGACACGTACAGCAATCCTGTAACACTCCGGCACCTTGGTACCCATACCGCTGGATTTGAATCTGCACTTGACCCCGGTATCGTCGCCGACCCAGCTGCACTTGACTCATTGGAGACGGTACTCGTCGATCAGCAGCGCTCACGCGTCCGTCCCCCTGGCGAGCTCGTCGGATACTCCAACTACAGTGCGGCACTCGCCGGCCACATCGTTGCTGAAGCTCACGAGACGACGTTTGACGAGTACATCCAGTCTGAGATTCTCGACCCGCTCGGCATGTCTCACAGCACGTTCGCCCAGCCCATCTCTGACGATCAGCCTGGTGAGCTTGCCGCACCACACGTTAGCGACGGTGGGTCGTTCACGGTAGCTAACGACGTGTACATCAATATGCGTCCCGCGGGTTCGCTAAGCGCGACGGCGACGGATATGGCGGCGTTCATGCGCGCACACCTTGGTGATGGTTCAGTCGGCGATGGGCGGATTCTAGACACTGAGACCGCCAAAACGATGCATAGTTGCCACCATGTACGTCACCCAGCGGTCACGAATTGGCGATACGGATTCCACGAGTACGGGGACCCAGATGCCAACCTCATTGCTCACTCGGGTGCGACAGTTAACTTCACGAGCCACCTGCTGCTCGCCCCGGACCACGATGTCGGGATCTTCGTTGCCTACAACACCAATCCCAGCGAGCTTCCGGCGGCTGTTGTTGATGATATCGTTAGGGGATACGGTCTCCAACCAGCACCGACATCGCCGACTCCGACTGCAGAACCGGGTAAGCAGGAACGCGCTGAAACCGTCGCTGGCGAGTACAGCCTCTCGTATCTCCCGGAAAGCGGTCCCCTTCAGGTAGTAGACTTGTTGGAACACGTGACCGTCGAACCAACGGACAATGGCGGTCTGCGTACGACCACGCTCGAGGGAAACGACCGGAAATGGATTGAAATCGAGCCGTACGTGTATCAAGAAGTCGGCGGCCACGATGTCCTCGCTTTCGAAGTTACAGATGGGGTCGTGAACGTGCTGCACATGAGCAGTGAACCGACTGGTGTCTACCAACCAGTCCCGCTCCACGAACGCCAATTCGTCTCCGGCGGTGTCCTCGGAACGGCAGTAACTGGA
- a CDS encoding class I SAM-dependent methyltransferase: MSSSNPHEPTSQQNRTPRERTEQQQSNERRSKSTEEIADAYADVADKLARWQHLDRLFAGQYRRSQFSDANDRVLDVACGTGRNFRYLTSSSEVVGIDISDEMLTHAHDVLERLDLDGTVQVMDAQSLGFSDNSFDAVISSFSTCTFPDPVTALHEMERVCTSDGEILLLEHSRSDASPLAWLQDWRAESHYEKNGCRLNHDPLETVEQAGLTVENVSTSFFGLVTTIEVTPS; the protein is encoded by the coding sequence GTGTCATCAAGCAACCCTCACGAACCAACAAGCCAGCAGAATCGAACACCGCGCGAAAGAACTGAGCAACAGCAATCGAACGAGAGACGGTCGAAGTCAACCGAAGAAATCGCCGATGCGTATGCAGACGTAGCTGACAAGCTTGCCCGATGGCAGCACCTCGATCGACTATTCGCCGGTCAGTATCGTCGAAGCCAGTTCAGTGACGCGAACGACCGTGTGCTCGATGTCGCCTGCGGCACTGGGAGGAATTTCCGGTATCTCACATCGTCGAGTGAGGTCGTCGGTATCGACATCAGTGACGAGATGCTTACCCACGCCCACGACGTACTCGAGCGACTCGATCTGGACGGTACTGTCCAAGTGATGGACGCTCAGTCACTTGGATTCTCTGACAATAGCTTCGACGCTGTCATCTCGTCGTTCTCCACGTGCACGTTCCCTGACCCAGTTACTGCACTCCACGAGATGGAGCGAGTCTGTACGTCTGACGGTGAGATCTTGCTACTTGAGCACAGTCGCAGTGATGCTTCGCCGCTTGCCTGGCTCCAAGATTGGCGTGCCGAGTCCCACTACGAGAAAAACGGCTGCCGACTGAACCACGATCCGCTGGAGACCGTCGAACAGGCCGGCCTCACAGTCGAGAACGTCTCGACCTCGTTCTTCGGTCTCGTCACTACTATCGAAGTCACCCCGTCATGA